The following are from one region of the Methyloversatilis discipulorum genome:
- the pal gene encoding peptidoglycan-associated lipoprotein Pal produces the protein MRTHTKLSIAALTLAVLAGCSSTGPEQPAAPTEDKSPAAPTGPSVSPVTPPSVDGKKMTAEEALLAQLKDPNSPLSKRIIYFDYDSYVIKDSYASLISAHAKFLTANPKFKMLIQGNTDERGSREYNLALGQKRAEAVKRALMLLGVQEAQLESVSLGEEKPRMVGSDEASYAENRRSEMLYSGEF, from the coding sequence ATGCGCACCCATACCAAGCTTTCCATCGCAGCCCTGACACTGGCCGTGCTGGCCGGCTGCTCGTCCACCGGTCCGGAGCAACCCGCCGCGCCGACCGAGGACAAGTCCCCGGCCGCACCGACCGGTCCCTCCGTTTCGCCGGTCACGCCGCCGTCGGTCGACGGCAAGAAGATGACGGCCGAAGAGGCGCTGCTCGCCCAGCTGAAGGACCCGAACAGCCCGCTGTCCAAGCGCATCATCTACTTCGACTACGACAGCTACGTGATCAAGGACAGCTACGCCAGCCTGATTTCGGCGCACGCCAAGTTCCTGACCGCCAACCCGAAGTTCAAGATGCTCATCCAGGGCAACACCGACGAGCGCGGTTCGCGCGAGTACAACCTGGCGCTGGGCCAGAAGCGTGCCGAGGCGGTCAAGCGCGCGCTGATGCTGCTGGGCGTGCAGGAAGCGCAGCTGGAGTCGGTCAGCCTGGGCGAAGAGAAGCCGCGCATGGTGGGCAGCGACGAAGCGTCGTACGCCGAGAACCGCCGTTCGGAAATGCTCTACTCGGGTGAGTTCTGA
- the ybgF gene encoding tol-pal system protein YbgF: MQARNGVAAALAALFIVAAPARAALFDDEVARQRIEDLRADTKARIGKLEGQLEQSQRTQLDLNNQIEALRGEIAKLRGQVEVLTYELEASTKRQKDFYLDLDTRLRALETKPVAAAEPEVDPAAEPRDYEAALNLLKGGKYAEAQLAFEAFIKSWPKSSFQPAAHYWAASAAFQTKAYSRAAELYQQVHAQWPADVRAPEALIGLANTQQIQGDAKGAKKTLDMVIAQYPGTPSADVARQRIKQAAQKK; encoded by the coding sequence ATGCAGGCCCGCAACGGGGTCGCGGCGGCGCTCGCCGCGCTGTTCATCGTCGCGGCTCCGGCGCGGGCAGCGCTGTTCGATGACGAGGTCGCGCGCCAGCGCATCGAGGACCTGCGCGCCGACACCAAGGCGCGCATCGGCAAGCTCGAGGGGCAGCTCGAACAGTCGCAGCGCACGCAGCTCGATCTGAACAACCAGATCGAGGCGCTGCGCGGCGAAATCGCCAAGCTGCGCGGCCAGGTCGAGGTGCTCACCTACGAGCTGGAGGCGTCCACCAAGCGGCAGAAGGACTTCTACCTCGATCTCGACACCCGCCTGCGTGCACTGGAGACGAAGCCGGTCGCCGCAGCAGAGCCCGAGGTCGATCCGGCCGCCGAGCCGCGCGACTACGAGGCGGCGCTGAACCTGCTCAAGGGCGGCAAGTACGCCGAGGCGCAGCTGGCCTTCGAAGCCTTCATCAAGAGCTGGCCGAAGAGCAGCTTCCAGCCGGCTGCCCATTACTGGGCCGCCAGCGCTGCCTTCCAGACCAAGGCCTACTCGCGGGCCGCCGAGCTGTACCAGCAGGTGCATGCGCAGTGGCCGGCCGACGTGCGGGCGCCGGAAGCGCTGATCGGTCTGGCCAACACGCAGCAGATCCAGGGCGATGCCAAGGGTGCGAAGAAGACGCTGGACATGGTGATCGCCCAGTATCCGGGCACGCCTTCGGCCGACGTCGCGCGCCAGCGCATCAAGCAGGCGGCGCAGAAGAAGTGA
- the queC gene encoding 7-cyano-7-deazaguanine synthase QueC: MSGQGRGGRAAVVLLSGGLDSATVLAMARAQGLDCHCLSLDYGQRHRAELVAAERVARALGAAGHRTIALDLRAFGGSALTDSAIDVPTGGVAPGIPVTYVPARNTIMLSLALAWAEVLGAQDIFCGVNAVDYSGYPDCRPEYIKAFEAMANLATKAAVEGARLTVHAPLIDLTKAGIIRAGAQLGVDYALTVSCYQADDEGRACGVCDSCRLRREGFAAAGVADPTRYR; the protein is encoded by the coding sequence GTGAGCGGGCAGGGCAGGGGCGGCAGGGCCGCGGTCGTACTGCTGTCCGGCGGCCTCGATTCGGCCACCGTGCTTGCGATGGCGCGTGCGCAGGGGCTGGACTGCCACTGCCTGTCACTCGACTACGGCCAGCGGCACCGGGCGGAGCTGGTCGCTGCCGAGCGCGTTGCAAGGGCGCTCGGTGCGGCCGGCCACCGCACCATTGCGCTCGATCTGCGCGCCTTCGGCGGCTCGGCGCTGACCGACAGCGCGATCGACGTGCCGACCGGTGGCGTGGCGCCGGGCATCCCGGTCACCTACGTGCCGGCGCGCAACACCATCATGCTGTCGCTGGCGCTCGCCTGGGCCGAAGTGCTCGGCGCTCAGGACATCTTCTGCGGCGTCAATGCGGTGGACTACTCCGGCTATCCCGATTGCCGCCCGGAGTACATCAAGGCTTTCGAGGCGATGGCCAACCTGGCGACCAAGGCAGCGGTCGAGGGCGCGCGGCTCACCGTGCACGCGCCGCTGATCGACCTCACCAAGGCGGGTATCATCCGTGCCGGCGCGCAGCTCGGCGTCGATTACGCGCTGACCGTGTCCTGCTACCAGGCCGACGATGAAGGCCGCGCCTGCGGTGTGTGCGACTCCTGCCGCCTGCGGCGCGAGGGATTCGCGGCAGCCGGGGTGGCGGACCCGACGCGCTACCGCTGA
- the tolB gene encoding Tol-Pal system beta propeller repeat protein TolB, whose translation MIKLFRLMAAALLFAAQFAHAQLTVEITGSGANRIPIAIANFAGEGLLPQALVGVVRADLERSGLFKLVDPGSTPVHQDAAVDLNQWKERGADALALASILPVPGGRYEVRMRLYDIARQGKPDGMIFVFAPATVRETGHRIADFIYEKMTGERGVFNTQIAYVVKKGTRFELTIDDADGQNPRIALRSADPIISPTWSPDGTRLAYVSFEAKKPIIYVHSLTSTSRSVVANFKGSNSAPAWAPDGKRLAIVLTKDGSSQIYTINADGSGLTRIASSSSIDTEPQFSPDGQYIYFTSDRGGSPQIYRVPASGGNAERVTFEGSYNVTPRLSPDGKTLAYVSRNGGRFQITAMDLATRQTQILTDSSRDESPSFAPNSRMILYASEIGGRGVLSAVSADGRVKQKLSGQAGGDVREPAWGPFNKP comes from the coding sequence ATGATCAAGCTCTTCAGACTGATGGCCGCCGCGCTGCTGTTCGCCGCGCAGTTCGCCCACGCCCAGCTCACGGTCGAAATTACCGGCTCCGGTGCCAACCGCATTCCGATCGCCATCGCCAATTTCGCCGGCGAGGGCCTGCTGCCGCAGGCGCTGGTCGGCGTCGTGCGCGCCGACCTGGAGCGCAGCGGTCTGTTCAAGCTGGTCGACCCGGGCAGCACTCCGGTCCATCAGGACGCTGCCGTGGACCTCAACCAGTGGAAGGAACGCGGCGCCGATGCGCTGGCGCTGGCCAGCATCCTGCCGGTGCCGGGCGGTCGCTACGAAGTGCGCATGCGCCTGTACGACATCGCGCGCCAGGGCAAGCCGGACGGCATGATTTTCGTGTTCGCGCCGGCCACCGTGCGGGAAACCGGTCATCGCATCGCCGACTTCATCTACGAAAAGATGACCGGCGAGCGCGGCGTGTTCAATACGCAAATCGCCTACGTGGTGAAGAAGGGCACGCGTTTCGAACTGACCATCGACGACGCCGACGGGCAGAACCCGCGCATCGCGCTGCGCTCGGCCGATCCCATCATCTCGCCGACCTGGTCGCCGGACGGCACGCGCCTCGCCTATGTGTCCTTCGAGGCGAAGAAGCCCATCATCTACGTGCATTCGCTGACCTCGACCTCGCGCTCGGTGGTGGCCAACTTCAAGGGATCGAACTCCGCGCCGGCCTGGGCGCCGGACGGCAAGCGTCTGGCCATCGTGCTGACCAAGGACGGCTCGTCGCAGATCTACACGATCAACGCTGACGGCAGCGGTCTCACCCGCATCGCCAGCTCCAGTTCCATCGACACCGAACCGCAGTTCTCGCCGGACGGCCAGTACATCTACTTCACGTCGGACCGCGGCGGCAGCCCGCAGATCTACCGCGTGCCGGCCAGTGGCGGCAACGCCGAACGCGTCACCTTCGAAGGCAGCTACAACGTGACGCCGCGCCTGTCGCCGGACGGCAAGACGCTGGCCTATGTGTCGCGCAATGGCGGCCGTTTCCAGATCACGGCAATGGATCTGGCGACGCGGCAGACGCAGATCCTGACCGATTCGTCGCGCGACGAATCGCCGTCCTTCGCACCGAACAGCCGGATGATCCTGTACGCCTCCGAGATCGGCGGACGCGGCGTGCTGTCGGCAGTGTCGGCCGACGGCCGCGTCAAGCAGAAACTGTCCGGGCAGGCTGGCGGCGATGTCCGCGAGCCGGCCTGGGGCCCGTTCAACAAACCGTAA